A portion of the Pseudomonas sp. GR 6-02 genome contains these proteins:
- a CDS encoding sensor domain-containing diguanylate cyclase: MSVNSAKSGDPIRSTRSERLLVLSSVLLVIAILSIVAFLLIREHANAKLSAARAANNIVQLIDADVLRNVELYDVSLLGLIAASQREDLKSVSPAIRHLAYFDRATAAPYKGNILLLDNKGYVIADSASVEPRKGNFADREYFQAHINNPDPAMFISRPFKARPPEQDWRISFSRRVNGTQGEFLGVAEAAMHLSYFDQLFNSLSIGRDSTVSLISKDGILLAHQPHLAEELIGKDFSNRPNFQRIVKEGNGSFTGMSSRYNDERLYTFSKVGNLPLIVIVALSSDEVFAAWKRTAVVVTSATVALCVSLLWLTWLLCRELRRRQSAEQELAQLAATDPLTGLANRRSLDQALHHEWFRAQRSGQPLSLLMIDIDHFKAFNDRHGHRGGDDALRSVAKVIDTHVRRPADLVARYGGEEFSVILAETDSAGAQQIAEKIRMAVEQLPLVGGDVSPITVSIGISTWTTATDISLEQLLFAADKALYQAKENGRNRVVAAD; encoded by the coding sequence ATGAGTGTGAACAGTGCGAAATCCGGTGATCCGATCCGTTCGACACGCTCGGAGCGGCTTCTGGTTCTCAGTAGTGTGTTGTTGGTGATTGCAATACTGAGCATCGTCGCGTTCCTGCTGATCCGCGAACACGCCAATGCCAAATTGTCCGCCGCTCGCGCCGCCAACAATATCGTGCAATTGATCGACGCCGACGTGCTGCGCAATGTCGAACTCTATGACGTGTCCCTGCTGGGTTTGATCGCAGCCTCCCAGCGGGAAGACCTCAAGAGCGTTTCCCCGGCCATTCGTCACCTGGCCTATTTCGACCGCGCCACTGCCGCGCCGTACAAGGGCAACATCTTGTTGCTCGACAACAAGGGCTATGTGATCGCCGACTCGGCCTCGGTGGAGCCCAGAAAGGGCAACTTTGCCGATCGCGAATACTTCCAGGCCCACATCAACAATCCGGACCCGGCCATGTTCATCAGTCGCCCTTTCAAGGCCCGGCCGCCGGAACAGGATTGGCGGATCAGTTTCAGCCGCCGGGTGAACGGCACCCAGGGTGAGTTCCTCGGCGTGGCCGAGGCCGCCATGCATTTGAGCTACTTCGATCAGTTGTTCAACAGCTTGAGCATCGGCCGCGACAGTACGGTCAGCCTGATCAGCAAGGACGGGATTCTCCTGGCCCACCAACCCCACCTGGCCGAAGAGCTGATCGGCAAGGATTTCAGCAACCGCCCCAATTTCCAGCGCATCGTCAAAGAAGGCAACGGCAGCTTCACCGGCATGTCCAGTCGATACAACGATGAGCGTTTGTACACCTTCTCCAAGGTCGGGAATTTGCCGTTGATCGTCATCGTTGCGCTGTCCAGCGATGAAGTCTTTGCGGCCTGGAAGCGCACCGCGGTGGTAGTCACTTCTGCGACCGTTGCCCTGTGCGTGAGCCTGCTGTGGCTGACCTGGTTGCTCTGCCGGGAGCTGCGTCGACGCCAAAGCGCCGAGCAGGAACTGGCACAACTGGCCGCCACCGACCCCTTGACCGGTCTGGCCAATCGCCGAAGCCTGGATCAGGCTCTGCACCATGAATGGTTTCGTGCCCAGCGTTCCGGTCAGCCGTTGTCGCTGTTGATGATCGATATCGATCATTTCAAGGCGTTCAATGATCGCCACGGCCACCGAGGGGGCGACGATGCCTTGCGCTCGGTGGCCAAGGTGATCGACACCCATGTTCGACGGCCGGCGGACCTGGTCGCCCGGTATGGTGGCGAGGAGTTTTCAGTGATCCTGGCTGAAACCGACAGCGCCGGAGCCCAACAGATTGCCGAAAAAATCCGTATGGCGGTGGAGCAATTGCCGTTGGTGGGAGGTGATG
- a CDS encoding OprD family porin: MRFPLRFSPLFIAITATMANNAQADDESSREGFVDGASLNLNARNYYMNRNRLQKADDNIEWGQGFLGRFESGFSQGTIGFGVDAHAMLGLKLDGGGGTDGSSILPISEGNGKAPGSFSTAGGTLKMRAFDTELKAGDLFLANPVIAGGETRMLPQTFRGVSLTNHSVDGLMIEGGQASFTKLYNHSGHTRIGTSYGSLADGDESRHLNWAGVAWSGLPGLTSSLYAAELKDIWNQYYYDLDYTYSLNDLVSLNPGLHFYHTQDTGDALLGNIDNNTYSLHFTVDVGHHSVTAAYQRVNGNTPFDYISQGDSIYLDNSQQYSDFNGPNERSWKLKYAYDFAGLDMPGLTSAVSYSRGELDLTKVDPDSRGYASWYSADGRNATHRERDIELKYVVQGSKAKDLAMRLQWASNRGGNGYGALDQDTDEYRVIVDYPVNVF, translated from the coding sequence GTGCGTTTCCCTCTCAGATTCAGTCCGCTGTTCATTGCAATCACTGCAACGATGGCCAACAACGCGCAGGCCGACGACGAATCCAGCCGCGAAGGCTTTGTCGATGGGGCGAGCCTCAACCTCAATGCCCGCAACTACTACATGAACCGCAATCGCCTGCAAAAGGCCGATGACAACATCGAGTGGGGTCAGGGCTTTCTCGGTCGCTTCGAATCGGGATTCAGCCAGGGCACCATCGGTTTCGGCGTTGATGCCCATGCGATGCTCGGGCTCAAGCTCGACGGCGGTGGTGGCACCGACGGGTCGAGCATCCTGCCGATCAGCGAGGGCAACGGCAAGGCACCGGGCTCGTTTTCCACCGCTGGCGGCACCCTGAAAATGCGGGCCTTCGATACCGAATTGAAGGCCGGCGACCTGTTCCTTGCCAACCCGGTGATCGCCGGTGGCGAAACCCGCATGCTGCCGCAGACCTTTCGCGGCGTCAGCCTGACCAACCACAGTGTCGACGGGTTGATGATCGAGGGCGGTCAGGCCAGCTTCACCAAACTCTACAACCATAGCGGCCACACCCGCATCGGCACGTCCTATGGCAGCCTGGCCGATGGTGATGAAAGCCGGCATTTGAATTGGGCCGGTGTGGCCTGGAGCGGCCTGCCGGGCCTGACCAGCAGCCTGTATGCGGCCGAACTCAAGGACATCTGGAACCAGTACTACTACGACCTGGACTACACCTATTCGCTGAATGACTTGGTCAGCCTCAACCCGGGCCTGCACTTCTATCACACGCAAGACACCGGCGATGCACTGCTGGGCAACATCGACAACAACACCTACAGCCTGCATTTCACCGTCGACGTGGGCCATCACAGCGTCACCGCCGCCTACCAGCGGGTCAACGGCAACACGCCGTTCGATTACATCAGCCAGGGCGACAGCATTTATCTCGACAACTCCCAGCAGTATTCGGACTTCAACGGTCCGAATGAGCGCTCGTGGAAACTCAAGTACGCCTACGACTTTGCTGGCCTCGACATGCCCGGCCTGACCTCGGCGGTGTCCTACTCACGGGGTGAACTGGACCTGACCAAGGTCGATCCGGACAGCCGCGGTTACGCCTCGTGGTACAGCGCCGACGGCAGAAACGCCACGCATCGGGAACGAGACATCGAGCTCAAGTACGTGGTCCAGGGTAGCAAGGCCAAAGACCTGGCGATGCGTCTGCAATGGGCGTCTAACCGTGGCGGCAACGGTTACGGTGCGCTGGATCAGGACACGGATGAATACCGGGTAATTGTCGACTACCCGGTGAATGTCTTCTAA
- a CDS encoding heavy metal sensor histidine kinase, with the protein MSSNSIALRLSGMFTLVALLVFLLIGGALYQQVDKGLGLLPEAELDARYSVLESALNRYGTPEHWVKINAKLKLLSEEDKRIRFWVVSGNPGYEYGQPDASIRAFAQGPLGMRDMELPDHPYPLKVLLTELPAKDQRPPLRFMIGIDTETFYETQHHLLIALISLAIIGVLLASLLGYWVARIGLKPLIKLSQEAQRLAPPRLSGRLQLSPLPPELDQFVSSFNATLERVEQAYSRLESFNADVAHELRSPLTNLIGQTQVALTRGRSAEHYFEVLQSNLEELERLRSIINDMLFLASADQGSKATQLTSTSLADEVATTLEYLDFILEDAQVQVEVSGDAQVRIEIAHLRRALINLLSNAVQHTAPGQVIQVRIEVEEHQVSIGVANPGSPIANEHLPRLFERFYRVDASRSNSGNNHGLGLAIVKAIALMHGGDVFVRSDHGMNTFGIHLPV; encoded by the coding sequence GTGTCCAGTAACTCCATCGCGCTGCGCCTGAGCGGGATGTTTACGCTGGTGGCGCTGCTGGTGTTTCTGTTGATCGGCGGTGCGCTGTATCAACAGGTCGACAAGGGCTTGGGCCTGCTGCCCGAAGCCGAGCTCGATGCCCGCTACAGCGTGCTCGAATCGGCGCTCAACCGTTACGGCACGCCCGAGCATTGGGTGAAGATCAACGCCAAGCTCAAGCTGCTGAGCGAAGAAGACAAGCGCATTCGCTTTTGGGTGGTCAGCGGTAATCCCGGTTATGAATACGGCCAACCCGACGCGTCGATCCGCGCGTTCGCCCAAGGCCCATTGGGCATGCGCGACATGGAATTACCCGACCATCCGTACCCGCTGAAAGTGCTGCTAACCGAGTTGCCAGCCAAGGACCAGCGCCCACCGCTGCGCTTCATGATCGGCATCGACACCGAAACCTTTTACGAGACGCAGCACCACTTGCTGATCGCCCTGATCAGCCTGGCGATCATTGGGGTATTGCTGGCCTCGCTACTCGGTTACTGGGTGGCGCGGATCGGCCTCAAACCACTGATCAAGTTGTCGCAGGAAGCCCAGCGCCTGGCACCACCGAGGCTGTCCGGGCGCCTGCAATTATCGCCATTGCCCCCGGAGCTCGATCAGTTCGTCAGTTCGTTCAACGCCACGCTGGAACGGGTGGAACAGGCCTACTCGCGGCTGGAATCGTTCAATGCCGACGTGGCCCATGAACTGCGCTCGCCGCTGACCAACCTGATCGGTCAGACCCAGGTTGCACTGACACGCGGGCGTTCAGCCGAACACTATTTCGAAGTGCTGCAATCGAACCTCGAAGAGCTGGAGCGGCTGCGCTCAATCATCAACGACATGCTGTTCCTCGCCAGCGCCGACCAAGGCAGCAAGGCCACCCAACTGACGTCCACCTCACTGGCTGATGAAGTGGCGACGACGCTGGAATATCTGGATTTCATTCTTGAGGATGCGCAGGTTCAGGTCGAGGTCAGTGGCGATGCGCAGGTGCGAATCGAGATCGCACATCTGCGCCGGGCGTTGATCAACCTGCTGAGCAACGCGGTGCAGCACACCGCGCCTGGGCAAGTGATTCAGGTGCGGATCGAAGTCGAGGAACACCAAGTGAGCATCGGCGTCGCCAACCCGGGGTCGCCGATTGCCAATGAGCATCTGCCGCGTCTGTTCGAACGCTTCTACCGGGTCGATGCGTCACGCAGTAACAGCGGCAACAACCATGGCCTGGGGTTGGCGATCGTCAAGGCGATTGCGCTGATGCATGGCGGGGATGTGTTTGTGCGCAGTGATCATGGGATGAATACCTTCGGCATTCACCTTCCAGTCTGA
- a CDS encoding heavy metal response regulator transcription factor, whose protein sequence is MRVLIIEDEEKTADYLHRGLTEQGYTVDVARDGVEGLHLALENDYAVIVLDVMLPGLDGFGVLRALRARKQTPVIMLTARERVEDRIKGLRDGADDYLGKPFSFLELVARLQALTRRSGGHEPVQVSIADLWIDLISRKATRAGTRLDLTAKEFSLLSVLARRQGEILSKTAIAEMVWDINFDSDANVVEVAIKRLRAKLDGPFDEKLLHTIRGMGYVLESRGVQ, encoded by the coding sequence ATGCGCGTTCTGATTATCGAAGACGAGGAAAAAACCGCGGACTATCTGCACCGCGGTCTGACGGAACAAGGTTACACCGTGGACGTGGCCCGCGATGGCGTCGAAGGCCTGCACCTGGCGCTGGAAAATGACTACGCGGTGATTGTCCTCGACGTCATGCTGCCGGGCCTCGACGGTTTCGGCGTGCTGCGCGCATTGCGTGCGCGCAAGCAAACCCCGGTGATCATGCTCACCGCCCGCGAGCGGGTGGAAGACCGCATCAAAGGTCTGCGCGATGGCGCCGACGATTACCTCGGCAAACCGTTTTCCTTCCTCGAACTGGTGGCGCGCCTGCAAGCGCTGACCCGTCGCAGCGGTGGCCACGAGCCGGTGCAGGTGAGCATCGCCGACCTGTGGATAGATTTGATCAGCCGCAAAGCCACCCGCGCCGGCACCCGCCTGGACCTGACCGCCAAGGAGTTCTCACTGTTGAGTGTGTTGGCGCGCAGACAGGGTGAAATCCTCTCGAAAACCGCCATCGCCGAGATGGTCTGGGACATCAATTTCGACAGCGACGCCAACGTGGTCGAAGTCGCGATCAAACGCCTGCGGGCCAAGCTCGACGGGCCGTTCGACGAAAAATTGCTGCACACCATTCGTGGCATGGGTTATGTGCTGGAGAGCCGTGGTGTCCAGTAA